The Desmonostoc muscorum LEGE 12446 DNA window TAAACTCACAATCAAAGCAACTAGGGAGTGGGGAGTGGGGAGTGGGGAGTGGGGAGAAGCTCTTACGCGGGGACGCGGGGATGAGGAGACGTAAAGGTAAGGAGAATAACTCTTAATTCCTAACTCTTAACTCAGCACTCATCACGGGCTAAACGCCCCGCTACCGCTAACAGCACTCATGACGTTGTAAGGAATAATCATGGCAGATTGGCAAAAAATAACAGGTGGCATCACAGCACCAAGGGGATATCAGGCGGCGGGAATTACCGCAGGACTGAAGCCTTCGGGGTTGCCGGATTTAGCTTTGATATTTTCAGATGTGGAAGCGATCGCAGCGGGTGTATTCACCACTAGCCAGGTGAAAGCTGCTTGTGTAGACTATTGTCGCCAACGCTTGCAAGCTAAACATAGCGCTCGTGCTATTCTCTGCAACGCTGGACAAGCAAACGCCGCTACAGGAAATCAAGGCTGGATTGACGCCCTAGAATCGGGAATGGCAATAGCTCAAGCACTGAATATTCCGTCTGAATCTGTGTTATTGGCGTCTACTGGCGTGATTGGTCAAAGAATTAAGATGGATGCTTTGCGAAGCGGGATTCCAAAGCTAGTAGCAGCACTATCAGAAACAGGCTCAGATGCCGCCGCCGGTGCGATTATCACCACAGATTTGGTACCAAAATCCATTGCCTTAGAGACAACTATAGGCGATCGCCCCGTGCGGATTGGTGGTATTGCCAAAGGTTCCGGCATGATTCACCCCAACATGGCAACCATGCTGGCCTTTGTGACCTGTGATGCTGCGGTTTCACCAGCCCTTTGGCAGCAGATGTTAGCCAGGGCAGCTGATAGAAGTTTTAATTCCATTACCGTGGATGGTGACACCAGCACTAACGACAGCTTAATCGCCCTAGCAAACGGTCAATCTCGCACCCCAGCAATTACAGAATTGGGTGCAGAATCAGAGAGATTAGAAGCGATGTTAACAGCAGTTTGCCAGCATTTAGCCAAAGCGATCGCTCGTGATGGTGAAGGTGCAACCTGCCTTATAGAAGTGGAAGTGACTGGCGCCCATGATGAACTCTCAGCCAGACAAATAGCCAAAACCATCGCTGGTTCATCCTTAGTTAAATCTGCAATCTTTGGACGTGACCCCAACTGGGGACGTATCGCCGCCGCCGCTGGACGCGCAGGTGTACTTTTTGAGCAAGAAAACCTGCAAATTAAGCTAGGGAATTTCTTAATGTTAGAAAACGGGCAACCATTACCATTCGACCGTGCAGCAGCCAGCACCTATTTGAAGCAAGCTGCGGTAGGTGCTTATCTCCAAGAGGATACAGTGTTAATTTCCGTTAGCGTTGGCAATGGTCATGGTACAGGTAAAGCTTGGGGTTGTGATTTGAGTTATGACTACGTGAGGATTAACGCAGAATACACTACTTGAAGAATACAGAATTCTGAATTCTGTATTCAGAATTGAGTCACCAGCGTTGAGCTGAAGTTCAAGGCTAATAGATGTAGA harbors:
- the argJ gene encoding bifunctional ornithine acetyltransferase/N-acetylglutamate synthase, which translates into the protein MADWQKITGGITAPRGYQAAGITAGLKPSGLPDLALIFSDVEAIAAGVFTTSQVKAACVDYCRQRLQAKHSARAILCNAGQANAATGNQGWIDALESGMAIAQALNIPSESVLLASTGVIGQRIKMDALRSGIPKLVAALSETGSDAAAGAIITTDLVPKSIALETTIGDRPVRIGGIAKGSGMIHPNMATMLAFVTCDAAVSPALWQQMLARAADRSFNSITVDGDTSTNDSLIALANGQSRTPAITELGAESERLEAMLTAVCQHLAKAIARDGEGATCLIEVEVTGAHDELSARQIAKTIAGSSLVKSAIFGRDPNWGRIAAAAGRAGVLFEQENLQIKLGNFLMLENGQPLPFDRAAASTYLKQAAVGAYLQEDTVLISVSVGNGHGTGKAWGCDLSYDYVRINAEYTT